The following are encoded in a window of Bacillota bacterium genomic DNA:
- a CDS encoding CRISPR system precrRNA processing endoribonuclease RAMP protein Cas6 — protein sequence MSLSKELEEGLAKFTFARLQFTLVFLEEASLPPFKGNVFRSGLGMILRRLACLKPRQEECHSCSRNQDCIYCYIFNTLPPEDSEIFTGCNEIPRPFVISVTDSRTVIPKDGILQFDLTLIGKATESLPYFIIAFQQLGELGIGKGRSKYKIRRVSDKTGDVYTDESPFLRKPVIGGITMGPKTCTGLQLAFETPLRLRYQGEIVRVPEFHIILRNLLRRLSLLTYFHLGYQLDVDFSRLIERAQEVRLVRDDTSWCTLQRYSRRQNQSVSLSGFTGRAEYLGELGQFLPVLALGQEVHVGKSTVIGLGKYRMGLVG from the coding sequence ATGTCTTTGTCGAAGGAGTTGGAGGAAGGACTGGCCAAGTTTACCTTCGCCCGCTTGCAGTTTACCCTGGTTTTCCTGGAGGAGGCTAGTCTTCCGCCGTTCAAGGGGAATGTGTTTCGCAGTGGCCTGGGGATGATTTTGCGCCGCCTTGCCTGTCTGAAACCAAGACAGGAAGAGTGCCACAGTTGCAGTCGCAACCAGGATTGCATCTACTGTTACATCTTTAACACCCTACCGCCGGAGGACAGTGAGATCTTCACCGGTTGCAATGAGATCCCCCGGCCCTTCGTGATCTCCGTTACCGATTCCCGCACTGTCATTCCCAAAGACGGGATCCTGCAATTTGATTTGACCCTCATCGGGAAGGCCACCGAAAGCCTGCCCTATTTCATCATCGCGTTTCAGCAGCTGGGGGAGCTGGGGATTGGAAAAGGACGGAGCAAGTATAAGATCCGGAGAGTGTCTGACAAGACGGGGGATGTTTACACCGACGAATCTCCCTTCCTGCGAAAACCGGTGATAGGGGGAATCACCATGGGGCCAAAGACGTGCACGGGCCTCCAATTGGCGTTTGAAACACCCCTGCGGCTGCGGTACCAGGGGGAGATTGTCCGGGTGCCGGAATTCCATATCATTCTCCGCAATCTCCTGCGGCGGTTATCCCTGCTTACTTACTTCCACCTGGGTTACCAGCTGGACGTGGACTTCTCCCGGTTGATTGAACGGGCACAGGAAGTAAGGTTGGTCCGCGATGACACCAGTTGGTGTACCTTGCAGCGCTACTCCAGAAGACAAAACCAGTCTGTATCTCTCAGTGGCTTTACGGGACGGGCGGAATACCTAGGGGAGCTGGGGCAGTTTTTGCCCGTCTTGGCTTTGGGCCAGGAGGTCCATGTGGGCAAATCCACGGTGATCGGCCTTGGCAAATACCGAATGGGCCTTGTGGGATAA